One window from the genome of Thermococcus siculi encodes:
- a CDS encoding HAD family hydrolase, whose product MIIAFDFDGTLADTYSCIEEAFRRALERRYRWLPGKALWAKILTKIELQFERPAFGKHKKKSKPPFFLRTKFFEAWFEERAKLTKPIDDSPELLKKLKEEGHIVISFSAEDFIDGMKVRRLKEMGIYDLFDDVIVFGRELTIDEAFKLVREKYGDEIFVWVDDKPWRFIGHGDENTEYVWYYFPFTARFIEKNRERLALIPHLHIIRDLWSIFDVIERIKQERSP is encoded by the coding sequence ATGATAATCGCCTTCGACTTCGACGGCACGCTGGCCGACACGTACTCATGCATCGAAGAAGCCTTCAGGAGGGCGCTCGAAAGGCGCTATCGCTGGCTTCCGGGGAAGGCCCTCTGGGCGAAGATCCTGACCAAGATAGAGCTTCAGTTTGAGAGACCGGCCTTCGGGAAGCACAAGAAGAAGAGCAAGCCGCCTTTCTTCCTCAGAACGAAGTTCTTCGAGGCCTGGTTTGAGGAGAGGGCGAAGCTGACGAAGCCGATAGACGACTCCCCGGAGCTACTCAAGAAGCTCAAGGAAGAGGGCCACATCGTCATCTCCTTCTCTGCGGAGGACTTCATCGACGGCATGAAGGTCAGAAGACTGAAGGAGATGGGCATATACGATCTCTTCGACGACGTCATCGTCTTCGGCAGGGAGCTGACGATAGACGAGGCCTTCAAGCTGGTTCGCGAGAAGTACGGCGATGAAATATTCGTCTGGGTGGACGACAAGCCCTGGCGCTTCATAGGCCACGGCGACGAGAACACCGAGTACGTCTGGTACTACTTCCCCTTCACTGCGAGGTTCATTGAAAAGAACAGGGAGAGACTGGCGCTGATTCCCCATTTGCATATAATCCGGGACCTGTGGAGCATCTTCGATGTCATCGAGAGGATAAAGCAGGAGCGCTCACCCTGA
- the gcvPB gene encoding aminomethyl-transferring glycine dehydrogenase subunit GcvPB, whose amino-acid sequence MFRQAKWDEPTIFELSRPGRIGYTLPKPIEEIDVKIPEKLRRKSQLNLPELSEPEVVKHYTRLSEMNYGVDNGIYPLGSCTMKYNPKINEEIASHPGVAYVHPYQDERTVQGALRIMWELEQWLKEITGMDRFTLQPAAGANGEFTGVMIIRAYHLDRGDTQRTEMLVPDSAHGTNPASAAMAGFKVVEIPSNENGTVDLEALENAVSERTAGLMLTNPNTLGIFEDEILEIAKIVHRAGGLLYYDGANLNAVLGKIRPGDMGFDVVHLNLHKTFSTPHGGGGPGSGPVGVKDFLKDYLPVPLVGYDEERGYYLDYDVPKSIGKVKELYGNFAVMVRALTYLKMMGRDGLREASEVAVLNANYLTRKLKGTKGYELPHKELRKHEVVFSAEPMKKETGVKALDVAKRLLDFGLHAPTIYFPLIVHEALMIEPTETVSREEIDAYVEALKRISEEAYTNPEIVKGAPHNAAVKRVDDVLAAKRPVITWKMYRELKEKGEIDI is encoded by the coding sequence ATGTTCAGACAGGCCAAATGGGATGAGCCGACCATTTTCGAACTCTCGCGCCCCGGAAGGATTGGCTACACTCTTCCCAAGCCGATCGAGGAGATAGACGTTAAAATCCCGGAGAAGCTGAGGAGGAAGAGCCAGCTCAACCTCCCCGAGCTGAGCGAGCCTGAGGTTGTAAAGCACTACACCAGGCTGAGCGAGATGAACTACGGCGTTGACAACGGCATCTATCCCCTCGGCTCGTGCACCATGAAGTACAACCCCAAGATAAACGAGGAGATCGCCTCCCATCCGGGCGTTGCCTACGTCCACCCGTACCAGGACGAACGGACCGTCCAGGGAGCGCTCAGGATAATGTGGGAGCTGGAGCAGTGGCTGAAGGAAATAACCGGAATGGACCGCTTCACGCTCCAGCCGGCTGCGGGTGCCAACGGTGAGTTCACCGGGGTCATGATAATCCGCGCCTACCACCTTGACCGCGGTGACACCCAGAGGACGGAAATGCTCGTCCCCGATTCGGCCCACGGAACCAACCCGGCGAGCGCCGCCATGGCAGGCTTCAAGGTCGTGGAGATACCCTCCAACGAGAACGGCACCGTTGATCTGGAGGCCCTTGAGAACGCCGTAAGTGAGAGAACGGCCGGTTTGATGCTCACCAACCCCAACACGCTCGGCATCTTCGAGGACGAGATACTCGAGATCGCCAAGATAGTTCACAGGGCTGGAGGCCTGCTCTACTACGACGGTGCCAACCTCAACGCCGTCCTCGGCAAGATAAGGCCGGGCGACATGGGATTCGACGTCGTCCACCTTAATCTCCACAAGACCTTCTCCACGCCCCACGGAGGGGGCGGCCCGGGAAGCGGTCCTGTTGGCGTCAAGGACTTCCTGAAGGACTACCTCCCGGTTCCGCTTGTGGGCTACGATGAGGAGCGTGGTTATTACCTCGACTACGACGTGCCCAAGAGCATAGGCAAGGTCAAGGAACTCTACGGCAACTTCGCGGTCATGGTCAGGGCCTTAACGTACCTCAAGATGATGGGAAGGGATGGTCTCAGGGAGGCCAGCGAGGTGGCGGTGCTCAACGCCAACTACCTCACCCGGAAGCTGAAGGGGACGAAGGGCTATGAGCTGCCTCACAAGGAGCTGAGAAAGCACGAGGTCGTCTTTTCCGCGGAGCCAATGAAGAAGGAGACCGGAGTCAAGGCGCTGGATGTTGCCAAGAGGCTCCTCGACTTCGGTCTTCACGCGCCGACCATATACTTCCCGCTGATAGTCCACGAGGCCCTCATGATAGAGCCGACCGAGACGGTCAGCAGGGAGGAGATAGACGCCTACGTAGAGGCCCTCAAGAGGATCAGCGAGGAAGCCTACACCAACCCCGAGATTGTCAAGGGCGCGCCCCACAACGCCGCCGTGAAGAGGGTTGATGATGTTCTGGCCGCCAAGAGGCCGGTGATCACGTGGAAGATGTATAGAGAACTGAAGGAGAAAGGGGAGATAGACATCTAA
- a CDS encoding PrsW family intramembrane metalloprotease yields the protein MDVLSGLVFFAYAPALAMLWYFYHADKYEPEPRKYVIGTFLLGATLSVGIAFILESFLAFGGAVQPILPASALYVALVAGIVEEPSKALAIRWPFKAGQMDGIMDGLVYGAAAGLGFAATENFMYGLGWGLGVTITRAFLTPFAHATWSAIIGVGYGLKAEGKAESVGSYFLLAMFLHFIWDYYAFLSAAVPAYNILLIFFIIMNLAILRYFIMMGQAEDRARLWYYWFKRRDGM from the coding sequence GTGGATGTACTAAGCGGTCTGGTGTTCTTCGCCTACGCCCCCGCACTCGCGATGCTATGGTACTTCTATCACGCCGATAAATACGAGCCGGAGCCGAGGAAGTACGTGATCGGGACGTTCCTGCTAGGAGCAACGCTCTCGGTTGGAATCGCCTTCATTCTGGAGAGCTTCCTCGCCTTCGGTGGTGCGGTTCAGCCGATACTTCCCGCCTCGGCCTTGTACGTGGCGCTGGTTGCCGGCATCGTCGAGGAACCCTCGAAGGCGCTGGCGATAAGATGGCCCTTCAAGGCGGGTCAGATGGACGGCATAATGGACGGCCTCGTCTACGGTGCGGCCGCCGGGCTTGGCTTCGCCGCGACTGAAAACTTCATGTACGGCCTCGGCTGGGGACTTGGGGTGACCATAACGCGAGCCTTCCTAACGCCCTTCGCCCACGCCACGTGGAGCGCCATAATCGGGGTCGGCTACGGGCTGAAGGCCGAGGGTAAGGCCGAGTCGGTCGGAAGCTACTTCCTTCTGGCGATGTTTCTCCACTTCATCTGGGACTACTACGCCTTCCTGAGCGCCGCGGTTCCGGCCTACAACATCCTGCTGATATTCTTCATAATCATGAACCTCGCGATACTGAGGTACTTCATTATGATGGGGCAGGCGGAGGATCGGGCCAGGCTCTGGTACTACTGGTTCAAGAGGAGGGATGGGATGTGA
- a CDS encoding DUF1667 domain-containing protein produces MRKTYCFTCIVCPLGCAIEVELEDGKVVGVTGHTCPRGEEWAIQEVTNPKRIVMSVVPVEGGALPTVSVRTAEPVPKEKIAELMKFLTGLRLKAPIKIGQVVAEWEGIKIVATRGA; encoded by the coding sequence ATGAGGAAGACCTACTGCTTCACCTGCATCGTCTGTCCCCTTGGCTGTGCCATCGAAGTTGAACTGGAGGACGGGAAGGTCGTGGGGGTTACCGGCCACACCTGCCCGCGGGGAGAGGAGTGGGCAATTCAGGAGGTCACCAATCCGAAGAGAATCGTGATGAGCGTCGTTCCCGTTGAAGGGGGCGCCCTTCCGACGGTGAGCGTCAGGACAGCCGAGCCGGTTCCGAAGGAGAAGATAGCGGAGCTTATGAAGTTCCTCACGGGATTGAGGCTGAAGGCACCGATCAAAATCGGCCAGGTAGTTGCCGAGTGGGAGGGGATAAAGATAGTGGCGACGAGGGGGGCTTAG
- the gcvPA gene encoding aminomethyl-transferring glycine dehydrogenase subunit GcvPA: MGRHYLPNSAHKDEMLKEIGFTSIEDLFSDVPKGMVQKFNLPEGKSEYEVFTELNDVLSQNRTVLEMPSFLGAGTYFHYVPAHVKYLIERSEFLTAYTPYQPEVSQGMLQALFEYQSLIAELVGLPIVNSSMYDWGTAMAEAALMSARVTRRNKFIVPKALSPEKKRVLGTYTAGPGLEIVEVPWDEKGQLDIEKLKEAVEGAAGVYIEMPNFFGLLEENVREVGEIAHDAGALFVVGVDPTILGIVEAPGELGADVVVGEAAYFGNPMNFGGPRAGIFAVRNDRKLIRQMPGRIIGMTKTADGKRAFVMTLQTREQHIRRAKATSNICSNEALVAVAAAIHLATLGPRGLRELGEIILKNTAYLKRRLGEVGEVAFDGVNFKDVPVKFEVPYDVVHERLLERGIHGGYYIGGHFPELGETALFAATETTRKEWIDALVEALREIISEAEL, from the coding sequence ATGGGTAGGCACTACCTTCCAAACTCGGCCCATAAGGATGAAATGCTGAAGGAAATCGGGTTCACATCGATTGAAGATCTCTTCTCTGACGTCCCGAAGGGGATGGTTCAGAAGTTCAACCTGCCCGAAGGGAAGAGCGAATACGAGGTATTCACGGAACTCAACGACGTTTTAAGCCAGAACAGAACGGTTCTTGAGATGCCCAGCTTCCTCGGCGCTGGAACCTACTTCCACTACGTTCCAGCCCACGTCAAGTACCTCATAGAGAGGAGCGAATTTTTGACGGCCTACACCCCCTACCAGCCGGAGGTAAGCCAGGGCATGCTACAGGCCCTCTTCGAGTACCAGAGCCTCATCGCCGAACTGGTCGGCCTCCCGATAGTCAACTCCTCGATGTACGACTGGGGAACCGCTATGGCCGAGGCCGCCCTGATGAGCGCCCGTGTGACGAGGAGAAATAAGTTCATCGTTCCCAAGGCACTCAGCCCCGAGAAGAAGAGGGTTCTCGGAACCTACACCGCTGGACCCGGCCTCGAGATAGTCGAGGTTCCGTGGGACGAGAAGGGACAGCTTGACATTGAGAAGCTCAAGGAGGCGGTTGAGGGTGCCGCCGGGGTCTACATCGAGATGCCCAACTTCTTCGGACTCCTCGAGGAGAACGTAAGGGAGGTCGGTGAGATAGCACACGACGCCGGGGCGCTCTTCGTGGTCGGCGTTGACCCGACCATACTCGGGATAGTCGAGGCGCCGGGAGAGCTTGGGGCCGATGTGGTGGTCGGCGAGGCGGCATACTTCGGCAACCCCATGAACTTCGGTGGCCCCAGGGCCGGAATATTCGCGGTTAGGAACGACAGGAAGCTGATAAGGCAGATGCCTGGAAGGATAATCGGCATGACCAAGACGGCCGACGGGAAGAGGGCCTTCGTGATGACCCTCCAGACGAGGGAGCAGCACATCAGGAGGGCCAAGGCGACCTCCAACATCTGCTCGAACGAGGCGCTGGTCGCGGTAGCGGCCGCGATACACCTTGCCACCCTCGGGCCGAGGGGACTGAGGGAGCTTGGCGAGATCATTCTGAAAAACACCGCCTACCTCAAGAGGCGCCTCGGTGAGGTTGGAGAGGTGGCCTTCGACGGTGTAAACTTCAAGGACGTGCCGGTTAAGTTCGAGGTTCCCTACGACGTCGTCCACGAGAGGCTCCTCGAGAGGGGCATACACGGCGGCTACTACATAGGCGGTCACTTCCCGGAGCTGGGGGAGACGGCGCTGTTCGCGGCGACCGAGACGACTAGGAAGGAGTGGATTGATGCCCTCGTGGAGGCCCTGAGAGAGATAATAAGCGAGGCGGAGCTGTGA
- a CDS encoding metallophosphoesterase: protein MEPQPLPGKALRLGRTLVIADLHLGYEVSMAREGFYLPRVFHEVVASLKTLLERERPKRLVIDGDLKHSFVPEWREREELKAFVEAVSPLVGEIVLVRGNHDVGTLWLRELGVEMVDELELHGWKIVHGHKLAEGERFIIGHEHPAIRLRDEVGALVKVPIFLVDERLVVLPAFSPWAYGNDVLRDIVSPFLRAYDVSRARVLVTLEDELLDFGELGKLSKVLRDMG, encoded by the coding sequence ATGGAACCCCAACCCCTCCCGGGAAAGGCCCTCAGGCTGGGAAGAACCCTCGTCATAGCGGACCTGCACCTGGGCTACGAGGTCAGCATGGCCAGGGAGGGCTTCTACCTGCCGAGGGTTTTCCACGAGGTCGTGGCGAGTTTAAAGACCCTCCTCGAGAGGGAAAGGCCCAAGCGCCTCGTCATAGACGGTGATTTAAAGCACTCCTTCGTCCCGGAGTGGCGCGAGAGGGAGGAGCTTAAGGCCTTCGTGGAGGCTGTTTCCCCGCTGGTTGGGGAGATCGTTCTGGTGAGGGGAAACCACGACGTTGGAACCCTCTGGCTGAGGGAACTCGGGGTGGAAATGGTTGATGAGCTTGAACTCCACGGGTGGAAGATCGTCCACGGGCATAAGCTCGCGGAGGGTGAGAGGTTCATCATCGGCCACGAGCATCCAGCCATAAGGCTCCGCGATGAGGTCGGTGCCCTCGTCAAAGTCCCGATATTCCTCGTGGATGAGAGGCTGGTCGTTCTGCCCGCCTTCAGCCCCTGGGCCTACGGCAACGACGTGCTGAGGGATATAGTGTCTCCCTTCCTGAGGGCCTATGACGTCAGCCGCGCTCGAGTCCTCGTTACCCTGGAGGATGAGCTTCTGGATTTTGGGGAGCTGGGGAAGCTCTCCAAGGTGCTCCGTGATATGGGCTAA
- a CDS encoding NAD(P)/FAD-dependent oxidoreductase yields MEPMPQIPMLSYDVVVIGGGPAGMAAAAKAKELGLNVLLLDENDYLGGILPQCIHPGFGIHYFKEELTGPEFAARLAKRMIENGVEYRTSARVLEIRNYSDLEKVVIFTSPSGVYQVWAKAIIYAAGARERHAFEIGIVGDRVAGIYTAGEAQTLMDIYGVLPGKEIVIVGSGDVGLIMARRFALEGAKVKAVVELMPYPGGLARNVMILRDFNIPLYLGHRVVEVRGKGRVQRVKIVKVDENLNEVPGSEFWIEADTLVISAGLIPSVKKLKKIGVEIDPSTGGPVVNDRLETSVPGIFVAGNSLLINDLVDYVAEQGELAAEGAKEFIEKGGIESRKWVKVEKGANVRLVAPHYLSGDRDLYLYLRVSRPMENVEVRIPETGKKVRLPVVKPAEMVRVKLRAEEIRKAQERLTVEVVGA; encoded by the coding sequence ATGGAACCGATGCCCCAGATTCCGATGCTCTCTTACGACGTTGTCGTTATCGGAGGCGGCCCGGCGGGAATGGCGGCCGCCGCAAAAGCAAAGGAACTCGGATTAAACGTTCTCCTGCTCGACGAGAACGACTACCTCGGTGGAATCCTTCCGCAGTGCATACATCCCGGCTTCGGCATCCACTACTTCAAGGAAGAGCTTACCGGGCCGGAGTTCGCGGCTCGGCTGGCGAAGAGGATGATAGAGAATGGAGTTGAGTACAGAACCTCAGCAAGGGTTCTCGAAATCAGGAACTACTCCGACCTTGAGAAGGTTGTGATTTTCACCTCGCCGAGCGGTGTTTACCAAGTCTGGGCAAAGGCCATCATATACGCCGCAGGTGCCAGGGAAAGGCACGCCTTTGAGATCGGCATTGTGGGAGACCGCGTCGCTGGAATCTACACTGCAGGAGAGGCCCAGACCCTCATGGACATCTACGGTGTCCTTCCAGGCAAGGAAATCGTCATCGTAGGCTCTGGAGATGTCGGCCTGATAATGGCGCGACGCTTTGCCCTCGAAGGGGCCAAGGTCAAGGCGGTGGTCGAGCTGATGCCCTACCCAGGCGGATTGGCGAGGAACGTGATGATACTGCGCGATTTCAACATCCCGCTCTACCTGGGCCACAGGGTCGTTGAAGTCCGGGGAAAGGGCAGAGTCCAGAGGGTCAAGATAGTTAAGGTGGACGAGAACCTCAACGAAGTCCCCGGAAGCGAGTTCTGGATAGAGGCCGATACTCTCGTCATCTCGGCGGGTCTAATTCCAAGCGTCAAGAAGCTCAAAAAGATCGGCGTCGAAATTGACCCTTCAACTGGCGGACCGGTCGTCAACGATCGCCTTGAGACCAGCGTTCCGGGCATATTCGTTGCCGGGAACTCCCTCCTCATAAACGACCTCGTTGACTACGTGGCGGAGCAGGGCGAACTGGCGGCGGAGGGGGCGAAGGAGTTCATTGAGAAGGGTGGAATAGAGAGCAGGAAGTGGGTTAAGGTGGAGAAGGGGGCGAACGTCAGGCTGGTTGCCCCGCACTATCTCAGCGGCGATCGCGACCTCTACCTGTACCTCCGCGTTTCAAGGCCGATGGAGAACGTCGAGGTCAGAATTCCTGAGACAGGGAAGAAAGTCCGGCTACCGGTTGTTAAGCCGGCGGAGATGGTGAGGGTGAAGCTAAGGGCAGAGGAGATCAGAAAAGCCCAAGAAAGGCTCACCGTCGAGGTGGTGGGGGCATGA
- a CDS encoding glycerophosphodiester phosphodiesterase family protein, which translates to MGGWESSRVLVLGHRGYSAKYPENTILAFKKAIEAGADGVELDVWLTKDGEVVVIHDETVDRTSNGNGKVKEMTLEELKSLDFGKGEKIPTLEEVFEALPEDAIINVELKDVDAVKKAAEIVKSHNPSRVIVSSFLIDALREYRKYDRETRMGLLIDREEVLSQLPALIGEISLWSINPPIDAMAILGVEKTVGAFQMARAAGLKIVLWSLNEELYYANDNLVRLGGLFDVLIVNDVERMIGYLRKLGLR; encoded by the coding sequence ATGGGTGGATGGGAATCAAGTAGGGTGCTCGTTCTGGGCCACAGGGGATACTCCGCGAAGTACCCCGAGAACACCATTCTGGCGTTTAAGAAGGCCATCGAAGCCGGAGCGGACGGCGTTGAGCTTGACGTCTGGCTCACGAAGGATGGAGAAGTGGTTGTAATCCACGACGAGACGGTTGACAGGACGAGCAACGGAAACGGTAAAGTCAAGGAGATGACGCTTGAGGAGCTCAAGTCCCTAGACTTTGGAAAAGGGGAGAAAATACCGACGCTGGAGGAAGTCTTTGAGGCCCTTCCCGAGGATGCAATAATCAACGTCGAGCTAAAGGACGTCGATGCGGTAAAGAAGGCTGCCGAGATTGTCAAAAGTCACAACCCCTCGAGGGTCATCGTGTCCTCGTTCCTCATCGACGCCCTGAGAGAGTACAGGAAGTACGATAGGGAGACCAGAATGGGACTTCTTATCGACAGGGAGGAGGTTCTCTCCCAGCTTCCGGCCCTCATTGGGGAGATCTCGCTCTGGTCAATCAACCCGCCCATCGACGCCATGGCCATTCTCGGCGTTGAGAAAACAGTTGGAGCCTTCCAGATGGCCAGGGCTGCGGGCCTTAAAATAGTTCTCTGGTCCCTCAACGAAGAACTCTACTATGCCAACGACAACCTCGTGAGACTCGGCGGACTATTTGATGTGCTCATAGTGAACGACGTTGAGAGAATGATTGGTTACTTAAGGAAGCTCGGACTCAGGTGA
- the glpK gene encoding glycerol kinase GlpK, with translation MEKFILSLDEGTTSARAILFDRESNIHGIGQYEFPQHYPKPGWVEHNPEEIWEAQFKAIKTAIKEAKIEPSQIAAIGVTNQRETTIVWDRSGKPLYNAIVWQCRRTAEMVEEIKREYGTMIKEKTGLVPDAYFSASKLKWLLDNVPGLREKAEKGEIMFGTVDTFLIYRLTGEHVTDYSNASRTMLFNIKRLDWDDELLELFDIPESVLPEVRESSEVYGYTKKELFGAEIPVSGDAGDQQAALFGQAAFETGMVKATYGTGSFILANTGKTVRYSENLLTTIAWGLDGKVIYALEGSVFVTGAAVQWLRDGIRIISHASETEELATRLESNEGVYFVPAFVGLGAPYWDQFARGLIIGITRGTGREHLARATLEAIAYLTRDVIEEMEKLVGIKELRVDGGATANDFLMAFQADILNRKVVRPVVKETTALGAAYLAGLAVDYWDSLEEISSLWKAEKVFEPKMDEGTREKLYRGWKEAVRRAMGWAKVVDGEY, from the coding sequence ATGGAGAAGTTCATTCTATCCCTCGACGAGGGAACAACATCGGCAAGGGCCATACTGTTCGACAGGGAGAGCAACATACACGGCATAGGCCAGTACGAGTTCCCCCAGCACTACCCGAAGCCGGGATGGGTCGAACACAACCCGGAAGAGATATGGGAAGCGCAGTTCAAAGCGATAAAAACCGCAATTAAGGAGGCTAAAATCGAGCCGAGTCAGATAGCGGCGATAGGGGTTACCAACCAGCGCGAGACCACGATAGTCTGGGACAGGAGTGGAAAACCGCTCTACAACGCGATAGTCTGGCAGTGCAGGAGAACGGCCGAGATGGTCGAGGAGATCAAGAGGGAATACGGGACGATGATAAAGGAGAAGACGGGTCTTGTTCCCGATGCCTACTTCTCGGCGAGCAAGCTCAAGTGGCTCCTCGACAACGTCCCCGGTTTGAGGGAGAAAGCCGAGAAAGGTGAGATAATGTTCGGAACCGTTGATACTTTCCTCATCTACCGCCTCACTGGGGAGCACGTTACCGACTACTCCAACGCCTCGAGGACGATGCTCTTCAACATCAAACGGCTCGACTGGGATGACGAGCTGCTTGAACTCTTTGACATCCCGGAGAGCGTTCTTCCAGAGGTTAGGGAGTCCAGCGAAGTCTACGGCTACACGAAGAAGGAACTCTTCGGCGCCGAAATCCCTGTGAGCGGAGACGCCGGCGACCAGCAGGCCGCTTTGTTCGGCCAGGCAGCCTTCGAGACCGGAATGGTAAAGGCCACCTACGGGACGGGAAGCTTCATACTGGCCAACACCGGAAAGACCGTCCGCTATTCGGAGAACCTGCTCACCACCATCGCCTGGGGCCTGGACGGAAAGGTCATCTACGCCCTCGAGGGGAGCGTCTTCGTCACGGGGGCGGCGGTCCAGTGGCTCCGCGACGGGATAAGAATTATCAGCCACGCATCGGAGACCGAGGAACTCGCGACCAGGCTGGAGAGCAACGAGGGGGTTTACTTCGTCCCGGCCTTCGTCGGCCTTGGCGCTCCATACTGGGACCAGTTCGCCCGCGGGCTGATAATCGGCATAACGCGCGGTACCGGCAGGGAGCATCTGGCGAGGGCGACTCTGGAAGCCATTGCCTATCTGACGCGCGACGTCATAGAGGAGATGGAGAAGCTCGTCGGAATAAAGGAACTCCGCGTTGATGGCGGAGCAACCGCCAACGACTTCCTGATGGCTTTCCAGGCGGACATCCTGAACAGGAAGGTCGTCAGACCGGTGGTGAAGGAGACCACCGCCCTCGGAGCGGCATACCTGGCGGGCCTTGCCGTCGACTACTGGGATAGCCTCGAGGAGATAAGCTCCCTATGGAAGGCGGAGAAGGTCTTTGAGCCGAAGATGGACGAGGGAACGAGGGAGAAGCTCTACCGCGGCTGGAAAGAGGCCGTGAGGAGGGCCATGGGCTGGGCGAAGGTCGTTGATGGGGAATATTAA
- a CDS encoding NAD(P)/FAD-dependent oxidoreductase → MKTKVAIIGAGISGASIARVLSKYENLEVHLIEKAPDVGWGVSKANTALIHGGYDDDPDKYPNRARLCIMGNRLWHRWVKELEIPHVWNGALIVATEEEDFDELERLLERGRRNGVPEMRIIDRDEVFHLEPGLTRDAIGALWVPIVGQIGPIPAVIALVENAVANGVKTHLETEVTGIKVENGEVKGVETNNGFIEADIVINAAGLYADEIARMAGIDYFEIHPRKGEYWLFDEGIPGPRRVLFPTPTPISKGIVVTTEISGHLMIGPNAQDLPPEEKDNLATTEEGLEQVWEGAKKLWPQLPPRSRVIRTFAGLRPEPTGGDFIIKAEEEVQGFINVAGIRSPGLTSAPAIAYEVAGIIERDLGVKLVEKERWNPYRREITHFFMLKPEQVNEMIKRNPAYGKIVCRCNNVSEGDVLEAIERMKAIGVKTPSVDSVKFRTKATTGTCQGSFCRPRIIQLLAKEYGVEPWEVTLKGRGSEIGVGDVKALLRGDEA, encoded by the coding sequence ATGAAGACAAAAGTGGCCATAATAGGCGCCGGAATAAGCGGCGCGAGCATAGCGCGCGTCCTGAGTAAATACGAGAACCTTGAGGTTCATCTCATCGAGAAGGCACCGGATGTGGGCTGGGGCGTCAGCAAGGCCAACACGGCTTTGATTCACGGCGGCTACGACGACGATCCGGACAAATACCCGAACAGAGCGAGGCTCTGCATAATGGGAAATCGCCTTTGGCACCGGTGGGTCAAGGAGCTTGAAATCCCCCACGTCTGGAACGGTGCCCTGATAGTAGCCACCGAGGAGGAGGACTTCGACGAGCTTGAGAGGCTTTTGGAGCGCGGGAGAAGGAACGGCGTCCCCGAGATGAGGATTATCGATAGGGACGAGGTCTTCCACCTCGAGCCAGGCCTCACCAGAGATGCAATAGGCGCCCTGTGGGTCCCAATCGTTGGGCAGATAGGGCCGATTCCAGCGGTTATAGCCCTCGTTGAGAACGCCGTCGCCAACGGGGTCAAAACCCACCTTGAGACCGAAGTTACCGGCATAAAGGTCGAGAACGGCGAGGTTAAGGGGGTCGAGACCAACAACGGCTTCATCGAGGCGGATATAGTGATAAACGCCGCCGGCCTTTACGCGGACGAGATAGCGAGGATGGCCGGGATAGACTACTTCGAGATACACCCAAGGAAAGGCGAGTACTGGCTGTTCGACGAGGGGATCCCCGGTCCGAGGAGGGTTCTCTTCCCCACCCCAACGCCGATAAGCAAGGGAATCGTCGTCACAACCGAGATTTCCGGACATCTCATGATAGGGCCGAACGCCCAAGATCTGCCACCGGAGGAGAAGGACAATCTCGCCACCACCGAGGAGGGTCTCGAACAGGTCTGGGAGGGGGCGAAGAAGCTCTGGCCACAGCTCCCACCGAGGAGCAGGGTGATAAGAACCTTCGCTGGTTTGAGGCCAGAGCCGACCGGTGGAGACTTCATAATCAAGGCAGAAGAAGAAGTTCAGGGCTTTATAAACGTCGCCGGAATCCGCTCTCCCGGACTTACGAGCGCCCCGGCGATAGCCTATGAAGTTGCCGGAATTATCGAGCGCGACCTCGGAGTTAAGCTCGTGGAGAAGGAGAGATGGAACCCGTACAGAAGGGAGATAACGCACTTCTTCATGCTCAAGCCGGAGCAGGTAAACGAAATGATAAAGCGGAATCCCGCCTACGGGAAGATAGTCTGCAGGTGTAACAACGTGAGCGAGGGCGATGTACTCGAGGCTATCGAGAGGATGAAGGCAATAGGCGTCAAAACCCCCAGCGTTGACTCCGTCAAGTTCAGAACCAAGGCCACCACCGGGACCTGCCAGGGAAGCTTCTGCAGGCCGAGGATAATCCAGCTCCTGGCGAAGGAATACGGGGTTGAACCCTGGGAGGTAACGCTGAAGGGCAGGGGGAGCGAGATTGGAGTTGGGGACGTTAAGGCCCTCCTCAGGGGGGATGAGGCATGA